The following coding sequences are from one Scomber japonicus isolate fScoJap1 chromosome 3, fScoJap1.pri, whole genome shotgun sequence window:
- the znf831 gene encoding zinc finger protein 831 — translation GGLQSQPGLSLAASATAARPKSAGKHVCPHCGRDCMKPSVLEKHLRCHTGERPYPCTTCGVSFKTQSNLYKHKRTQAHARLSSESEQSSLGSTDSMSSSRETCTSSLSIDESGSLEKDVTLPAAEITCPASTSKVYSVTRQGPVNENNEFSTGHKTEPNAGVELTKEEEKQRMESGKPPVTVSRHLPLQRQEATLFSKQWENSISRGKSQNHESTDSGFSESSDHYPSPSSIIPDHSMDSLAESTKEHLEEPISTTALSETGQGVQESKETAREQEQKTLEERISKLISENTAVVEDKQLENVRPRKTVLSKQGSIDLPMPYTYKDSFHFDMKISKTNVGLQRNRNPGLYTSVPTQHSSTMDHAPLTRSSSLPFSVTLLQPERSSPTASYQNDYVTLIRRGSSGQINPTGFAIKPVNQQSSTHRPLVRQTAVDCNHATDALFMNSSVEEVCTSSLSCDGDGSDICGEPSNRKFRRKKAQKFAYNKWYMYGGGTFKKLYDAEKTGDNSVIKGRKSSTNPEHDIVQGLQKRLTAVYKEAVTTTSSTINFMSSTGTVCPPANPSGVDLNLKTSQLYSSCSSIKTPLRKNLSLSTLPLPSIGSLVSHKTDSIRPDAGRLINQEKHTDSTSQPCGSHIPSDRKKQRTDDKLICSAEMETDPNTLTHPPPSVTGCVPQQDTNLSYVNLQTNQKHSQLKGPFFPPCIINANEPSVSTPPAISTPTAAKTSFLPKYQLKLPNAAEPDSNPTLPVVDKPARTDGRTFTSALSSSHTQQTSSSVVTSEKKHSDLISSALMQTCDIKNTNSYSSFQGQILLPETIRLNQNVTSNLTVMHRPFAGTTITTTCLQSYKTGLCSTSQPSKPYVGSAPMQQPRPVAAMVGNMPATPIVTTENNQPSAAAITAFSHGQPPPPSHTYACSASGQLNPTNRANTTPSSSIVPCHVVPFDPVQPAAQNVFHVHTADLQICLQIISDEQLALIEPQIERQAVSREVGTPGMIQTKAQSSVLMENTVQSDHAQLGCQKELDQSQSLPTLNTDSIKHPLSVQFWKAQPNLHMTEHSDSTQPTLSAESKPPEALGLLLRPHKQGHVNTVTETQSCMGDVMLTAASLKGVKSGGSQISEAEHALSLNHSAEEQHLPDRQVSQGGLVSQSLSGQHKLGMTSLSPSAVNQNSMKSELLSKDSQHNLINIGGSGNINTIKAKGEDFAYESSRLESGETCPPLQVGLGQASGAPCVEDLSGTVSTFSMDKCKTPGQSNPQTSICCRYPVESTLLETLDSSKHANMGCDRVGPSDNDAPLQEMTLGESQSVISSAHSDKQPGPFTSMSSNIQVEKAKDIPAVLTSNQSPAAGLMEGASLAGCAAQKEPHTLGHGGTPGQPDWRSKQSQQAEEPNHQYTEEQGSGAVVGENKNGGMSSSKADQVPGQWGKAESNCRCTVKPDLIMPEGEDRQVKADSSWLSEQHLQHLSQTHPGMSEYPSQIPQQATSTPNHLHLPASGSHTGLFNSPQPPLEMNFYFTQQQHWDSSITNHKQTQILMEANSSQHIAQDPLEETPNAFSQTFSHQDQKQDNKLTLSARQGHTAAGNNSAAECCCNKSIPGSHKSPSFSSDVKIPSSTLQPSQGSHSAQVSRVATGLTGDTQATKRKVLDNNTVQPSQTFKYTETDDTKDRAPHEYTSQSSNSLRGDITNKYQPFFLAGQLHGYQSLECLTNAVRPVQSCQDFTEDTSSSDDEGKLIIEL, via the exons CAGTGTGCTGGAGAAGCATCTCCGCTGCCACACAGGGGAGAGGCCTTACCCCTGCACCACTTGTGGAGTTTCTTTTAAGACTCAGAGCAACCTCTACAAACATAAGCGTACTCAGGCTCATGCCCGCCTCTCGTCTGAATCCGAGCAGAGCAGCCTGGGCAGCACGGACAGCATGTCCAGCTCTAGGGAGACTTGTACCTCCAGTTTGTCTATAGATGAGTCGGGAAGCCTGGAGAAGGATGTCACGTTACCCGCTGCTGAGATCACCTGTCCAGCCAGTACATCAAAGGTCTACTCTGTTACGAGGCAAGGGCCTGTCAATGAAAATAATGAGTTCTCTACAGGTCATAAGACAGAGCCTAATGCAGGTGTAGAGCTaacaaaagaagaggagaaacagaggaTGGAAAGCGGAAAGCCTCCTGTGACGGTTAGTCGGCATCTTCCCCTTCAGAGACAAGAGGCCACTCTATTCTCCAAGCAGTGGGAGAACTCCATATCAAGAGGGAAATCACAGAATCATGAGAGCACTGACTCAGGCTTCAGTGAAAGCAGTGATCACTACCCAAGTCCCAGCAGCATTATACCTGACCACAGTATGGATTCCCTCGCCGAATCCACAAAGGAGCATCTTGAAGAACCCATCAGCACAACTGCGCTTTCCGAAACTGGCCAAGGGGTACAGGAGTCCAAAGAAACTGCTAGGGAGCAGGAGCAGAAGACACTGGAGGAGCGTATATCTAAACTGATTTCAGAGAACACAGCTGttgtggaggacaaacagctggAGAATGTAAGGCCACGGAAGACAGTTCTGTCGAAACAGGGTAGCATTGACCTCCCAATgccatacacatacaaagactCCTTTCACTTTGACATGAAGATCAGTAAGACAAACGTTGGGTTACAAAGAAACAGGAATCCCGGATTGTACACCTCAGTGCCGACTCAGCATTCCTCCACCATGGATCATGCCCCATTAACCCGAAGCAGCTCCCTTCCCTTCAGTGTTACCCTTCTGCAACCTGAGAGGAGCAGCCCAACCGCCTCCTATCAGAATGATTATGTTACACTGATTCGGAGGGGAAGCTCTGGCCAGATCAATCCAACAGGTTTCGCAATCAAGCCTGTGAACCAGCAGTCATCCACCCACCGCCCACTGGTCCGGCAGACAGCCGTAGACTGCAACCACGCAACAGACGCTCTCTTCATGAAttcatctgtggaggaggtGTGCACCAGCAGTCTCAGCTGCGATGGGGATGGCAGTGACATTTGTGGAGAGCCAAGCAATAGAAAGTTCCggagaaaaaaagcacagaagTTTGCCTACAACAAGTGGTACATGTACGGGGGAGGGACATTTAAGAAGCTCTACGATGCTGAGAAAACTGGTGATAACAGTGTTATCAAAGGCAGGAAATCTTCTACAAACCCAGAGCATGACATTGTCCAGGGCCTGCAAAAAAGACTGACAGCAGTTTATAAAGAGGCAGTAACTACAACTAGCTCAACCATAAACTTCATGAGTAGTACTGGAACAGTGTGCCCTCCTGCGAACCCTTCTGGTGTAGATTTGAATCTAAAAACTAGCCAACTTTATTCATCATGCAGCTCTATCAAGACTCCACTCCGGAAAAATCTTTCTTTGTCTACACTGCCATTACCTTCTATTGGATCACTAGTTAGCCACAAAACAGACAGCATAAGACCAGATGCAGGGagattgattaatcaagaaaaacaTACTGACTCCACCTCACAGCCCTGTGGATCCCACATTCCCTCTGACAGGAAAAAGCAGAGAACTGATGACAAATTAATTTGCTCTGCGGAGATGGAGACTGACCCGAACACACTGACTCATCCCCCTCCCTCTGTCACTGGCTGTGTGCCTCAGCAGGATACAAATCTCAGTTATGTCAACcttcaaacaaatcaaaaacattCTCAGCTCAAAggacctttctttcctccttgcATAATCAATGCAAATGAACCGTCTGTTAGCACCCCGCCAGCTATATCCACCCCCACTGCTGCCAAGACCAGCTTCCTGCCCAAGTACCAGCTAAAGTTACCGAACGCTGCTGAACCTGATTCAAATCCTACATTGCCTGTTGTGGATAAACCAGCACGAACCGACGGCCGCACTTTCACCTCTGCTCTCTCATCTTCTCACACTCAGCAAACCTCAAGCTCAGTCGTAACTTCTGAAAAGAAACACAGTGATCTCATCAGTTCGGCACTGATGCAGACTTGTGATATCAAAAATACAAATAGTTACAGCTCTTTTCAAGGCCAGATTCTCCTGCCTGAAACTATAAGACTCAATCAGAATGTGACATCTAATCTCACTGTAATGCACAGGCCATTTGCAGGAACCACAATAACCACAACCTGCCTACAATCTTATAAGACAGGATTATGCAGCACGTCACAGCCTTCAAAACCATATGTGGGTTCAGCACCTATGCAACAACCTAGACCTGTTGCAGCTATGGTTGGGAACATGCCTGCAACACCTATCGTAACCACAGAAAACAATCAGCCATCTGCTGCTGCCATTACAGCTTTCTCGCATGGTCAACCTCCTCCTCCGTCACACACGTATGCTTGCTCAGCATCAGGCCAGTTAAATCCCACAAACAGAGCGAATACCACTCCAAGCAGCTCGATTGTACCATGTCATGTTGTACCATTTGACCCAGTGCAGCCAGCAGCTCAGAACGTGTTTCACGTTCACACAGCGGACCTCCAGATCTGCTTGCAGATCATATCCGATGAGCAGCTTGCTTTAATTGAACCCCAGATTGAGCGGCAGGCAGTCAGTAGGGAAGTGGGGACCCCAGGAATGATCCAGACTAAAGCTCAAAGTTCTGTCCTCATGGAAAATACTGTACAAAGTGATCATGCGCAGCTTGGATGTCAAAAGGAGTTGGACCAAAGCCAGTCTTTACCCACCCTTAACACGGACAGTATAAAACATCCACTATCTGTCCAGTTTTGGAAGGCACAGCCAAATCTTCACATGACTGAACATAGTGATTCTACTCAGCCTACACTATCAGCTGAATCTAAACCTCCTGAAGCTCTAGGGTTGCTGCTACGCCCACACAAACAAGGTCATGTAAACACAGTCACAGAGACTCAGAGCTGTATGGGCGATGTTATGTTAACTGCTGCTTCACTCAAAGGTGTAAAGTCAGGAGGGAGCCAAATTTCAGAGGCAGAACATGCACTTTCTCTGAACCATAGTGCTGAAGAGCAACATTTGCCAGACAGGCAGGTCAGCCAAGGTGGACTGGTCTCTCAATCCCTCTCTGGCCAACACAAGCTCGGCATGACATCTCTTTCTCCCAGTGCTGTAAATCAGAATAGCATGAAAAGTGAATTATTGAGCAAAGATAGCCAACACAACCTTATAAATATAGGAGGTTCAGGTaatataaacacaattaaagCCAAGGGTGAAGACTTTGCGTATGAAAGTAGCAGGTTAGAAAGTGGAGAAACCTGCCCTCCTCTCCAGGTTGGGCTTGGTCAGGCCTCTGGTGCCCCATGTGTTGAAGATCTCTCTGGGACAGTTTCTACATTTTCAATGGATAAATGCAAAACTCCAGGACAATCAAATCCACAAACATCCATCTGCTGCAGATATCCAGTGGAATCTACATTACTGGAGACTCTGGATTCATCTAAACATGCAAACATGGGATGTGACAGAGTGGGACCTTCGGACAATGATGCTCCTTTACAGGAAATGACCCTCGGTGAATCACAGAGTGTAATCAGCTCAGCCCACTCAGACAAACAACCGGGTCCGTTTACTTCAATGTCTTCTAACATCCAGGTGGAAAAAGCCAAAGACATCCCAGCTGTGCTTACAAGTAATCAGAGCCCTGCTGCAG GTCTTATGGAGGGAGCCTCCCTGGCAGGATGTGCAGCCCAGAAGGAGCCACACACGCTAGGACATGGAGGGACCCCTGGACAGCCAGACTGGAGGTCAAAGCAGAGCCAACAAGCTGAGGAGCCAAACCACCAGTACACGGAGGAGCAAGGGAGTGGAGCGGTGGTGGGAGAGAATAAGAACGGAGGAATGAGTAGTAGCAAGGCAGACCAGGTGCCAGGACAGTGGGGGAAGGCCGAGTCCAATTGCAGATGCACAGTTAAACCAGATCTAATCATGCCAGAG GGAGAAGACAGACAGGTCAAGGCAGATTCCTCTTGGCTATCTGAGCAGCATCTTCAGCATCTTTCCCAGACGCACCCTGGAATGTCTGAATACCCTTCACAGATCCCTCAGCAAGCTACAAGCACACCAAATCACCTTCATTTACCTGCCAGTGGCAGTCACACCGGCCTTTTCAATTCTCCACAGCCCCCGTTGGAAATGAACTTTTATTTCACACAACAGCAACACTGGGACAGCAGCATCACTAATCATAAACAGACACAGATTTTGATGGAAGCAAATTCAAGTCAGCATATAGCACAGGATCCATTAGAAGAAACACCAAATGCTTTTTcacaaacattttcacatcagGACCAGAAGCAAGATAACAAGCTGACCCTGTCTGCTCGGCAAGGACATACTGCAGCAGGAAACAACAGTGCTGCAGAATGCTGCtgcaataaatcaataccagGAAGCCATAAAAGTCCAAGTTTCTCATCAGATGTCAAGATACCATCCTCCACATTGCAACCCAGCCAAGGTTCTCATTCTGCTCAAGTCAGTAGAGTTGCTACTGGTTTGACAGGAGACACCCAAGCAACAAAGAGGAAGGTACTGGATAATAATACTGTGCAGCCATCGCAGACTTTTAAGTACACTGAAACTGATGACACCAAGGACCGGGCACCACATGAATACACAAGTCAGAGCAGTAACTCTTTGAGAGGTGACATTACTAACAAATACCAGCCTTTCTTCTTGGCTGGCCAGCTCCACGGTTACCAATCACTTGAGTGTCTGACCAATGCAGTGAGGCCTGTGCAAAGCTGCCAGGACTTCACAGAGGACACCAGCAGTAGTGACGATGAGGGAAAGCTCATCATCGAGCTTTAA